In the uncultured Methanobacterium sp. genome, one interval contains:
- a CDS encoding argininosuccinate synthase, with protein MEKVVLAFSGGLDTSVCIKLLEEEYDQKVITACVDVGQPEDEITRPAKLAGEMGLEHYTIDAKDEFAREFIFKAIKANAVYEGYPLSTALARPLIAMKIVELADKVGAKAIAHGCTGKGNDQFRFESIIRSHSDCNVIAPIRDLNLTRTEEVKYAQSHGIPLPSDKLYSIDENLWGRSIEGDILEDPMVETPEEAFNWTRSTEDAPDKAEIIEISFEEGVPTEINGELMGPLDIISKANEIAGIHGIGRVDIMEDRIIGLKSRENYETPGAVLLIAAHRALDQLVLTREELKFSEIASQTYSELVYNGLWHEPLREDLDQLIDNMQGRVSGTVRLKLHKGSIRILGRESPFSLYQEEAVSFEDKDMDQREMAGMVKNYGIQAACYQDICRRK; from the coding sequence ATGGAAAAAGTGGTTCTGGCGTTCAGCGGTGGGCTGGACACATCAGTTTGTATAAAATTACTGGAAGAAGAATATGACCAGAAAGTTATAACTGCCTGTGTGGATGTTGGGCAGCCTGAAGATGAAATCACACGCCCTGCTAAGCTGGCAGGTGAGATGGGTCTTGAACATTACACCATCGATGCTAAGGATGAATTCGCACGCGAATTCATATTCAAAGCTATCAAAGCCAACGCAGTTTACGAAGGTTACCCCCTGAGTACTGCTCTGGCACGGCCCTTAATTGCCATGAAAATTGTAGAACTGGCTGACAAGGTTGGTGCGAAGGCCATTGCCCATGGTTGCACTGGTAAAGGGAATGATCAGTTCCGTTTCGAGTCCATAATCCGATCTCACTCAGATTGCAATGTCATTGCTCCTATCCGGGATCTGAACCTCACCCGGACTGAAGAAGTGAAGTATGCTCAGTCCCATGGAATACCCCTCCCTTCAGATAAACTTTACAGTATAGACGAGAATTTATGGGGACGTTCCATAGAAGGTGACATTTTGGAGGATCCTATGGTGGAAACCCCTGAAGAGGCATTCAACTGGACTCGCTCCACCGAGGATGCCCCGGATAAAGCAGAGATAATTGAGATATCCTTTGAGGAAGGTGTTCCCACTGAAATCAACGGAGAACTCATGGGACCTCTGGATATCATCAGTAAAGCCAATGAAATTGCAGGTATCCATGGAATTGGAAGAGTGGATATCATGGAAGACCGGATCATTGGTCTTAAATCAAGGGAAAACTACGAAACACCCGGTGCTGTTCTGTTAATTGCAGCTCACCGTGCCCTTGACCAGTTGGTTTTAACCCGAGAGGAATTGAAATTCTCTGAAATTGCATCCCAAACCTATTCCGAACTGGTCTACAACGGATTATGGCACGAACCCCTCCGGGAAGATCTGGATCAGCTCATTGACAACATGCAGGGCCGGGTCTCCGGTACTGTCCGGTTGAAACTTCACAAAGGCAGTATACGTATCCTGGGAAGAGAATCCCCATTCAGCCTGTACCAGGAGGAAGCTGTTTCCTTTGAGGATAAGGATATGGATCAGCGGGAAATGGCAGGTATGGTTAAAAACTATGGGATCCAGGCAGCATGTTATCAGGATATCTGCCGTAGAAAATGA
- a CDS encoding DUF4405 domain-containing protein, with product MKKLYVVLLIVLLTPIAVYAWNDCPYGLLNDPYPGQCPRYLDTNYDNICDHSESPSSGSLNNSSTITTQTNEGSVSDKNNSNSSFSDIQQASSVPSQSYNLIPIATTTIIIYLITYLLYLEDRLKRSIYYTIWKYVLMASFIVTGATGLILAVSINYGIQSSWNLTIDFWHAEFAIIMAVSTLLHIHLYWKQVKRVFKAV from the coding sequence GTGAAAAAATTATATGTGGTTCTTCTAATTGTCCTCCTCACACCAATAGCAGTTTACGCCTGGAATGACTGTCCTTACGGTTTGTTAAACGATCCATACCCTGGACAGTGCCCCCGTTACCTGGACACCAACTATGATAACATATGCGACCACTCCGAATCCCCCAGTTCCGGATCTCTAAACAACAGTTCAACAATAACAACTCAAACCAACGAAGGCAGTGTTAGTGATAAAAACAATAGCAACAGCAGTTTTTCTGATATCCAGCAGGCCAGTTCAGTTCCATCTCAAAGTTATAACCTGATACCAATAGCCACAACCACCATTATCATCTATCTGATTACATATTTACTGTATCTGGAAGACCGGCTGAAGAGGAGTATCTATTATACCATTTGGAAATACGTGCTTATGGCAAGCTTCATTGTAACCGGTGCTACCGGACTTATTCTGGCAGTATCCATCAATTATGGAATTCAGTCTTCCTGGAATTTAACCATAGATTTCTGGCATGCTGAATTTGCAATTATAATGGCAGTTAGCACGTTGTTACACATCCACCTTTACTGGAAACAGGTTAAACGAGTCTTCAAGGCAGTTTAA
- a CDS encoding SagB/ThcOx family dehydrogenase produces MQKKSKYILVAIILLSAFLVAYLAYTVFMQPVKTENQSRVVLGTYNLPQAEITSGMSVDQAIKNRRSVRNFTTTSLTLQDVSQLLWAAQGITDSERNYRSAPSAGHVFPMEIYLVAGNNGVQGLEEGIYQYNPYNNTLEKIVDGDQTYALSQAAHGQEWVDQAPISLVITGNYQKMKDRYPDENLSTRFVDIEAGHIGENIYLEAVSRSLSAVAIGSFYDDQMIKLLKLPSNETPIYIYPVGHSAS; encoded by the coding sequence ATGCAAAAAAAGAGTAAATACATTTTGGTGGCCATTATCCTACTATCGGCTTTTTTGGTGGCATATTTAGCTTACACAGTTTTCATGCAACCGGTTAAAACCGAAAATCAGTCTCGAGTGGTTTTAGGAACATATAACCTTCCTCAGGCTGAAATTACCAGTGGAATGTCGGTGGATCAGGCCATAAAAAACAGACGTTCGGTTAGGAATTTCACCACAACTTCACTTACCTTGCAGGATGTTTCACAGCTTCTATGGGCTGCTCAAGGAATCACTGACTCTGAAAGGAATTACCGATCTGCCCCTTCTGCTGGACATGTTTTCCCAATGGAAATATATCTAGTTGCAGGGAATAATGGTGTTCAGGGCCTTGAAGAGGGTATATATCAGTACAATCCTTACAATAACACTTTAGAAAAGATTGTAGATGGTGATCAAACCTACGCCCTGTCACAGGCAGCACATGGGCAAGAATGGGTTGACCAGGCACCAATCAGTCTGGTGATCACCGGGAACTACCAGAAAATGAAGGATAGATATCCTGATGAAAATTTAAGTACGCGTTTCGTGGATATTGAAGCGGGGCATATTGGGGAGAACATATATTTAGAAGCAGTATCCCGTAGTCTGAGTGCAGTGGCCATTGGTTCTTTCTACGATGATCAGATGATAAAACTTTTGAAGTTACCTTCCAATGAAACCCCAATATATATTTACCCAGTGGGGCATTCGGCATCGTAG
- a CDS encoding succinylglutamate desuccinylase/aspartoacylase family protein yields the protein MDCEIITIAQDTGGDISLNQDLMKELAPDSVGKPLIDAALKGTPLLKFGSGSPRILLCAGIHGNELPPLVAFFKLLNYLENKKINGTVYTIPIAIPYATMKNSRRFQGWDMNRKTFTEGHISNTILKTAQKLKIQAAADFHSTQPQSNPGIESVFCSKKPCYKSFKIADHITSQTSSKVISQEKAGTLYGGALEDELNLSGIPAVTCEVVSRNGKVDSGSVERSFMQMKSFLNFFNVI from the coding sequence ATGGACTGTGAAATTATAACTATTGCCCAGGATACGGGTGGTGACATCTCCCTTAACCAGGATTTAATGAAAGAATTGGCTCCAGATAGTGTTGGAAAACCTTTAATCGATGCAGCTTTAAAAGGAACTCCACTTTTAAAGTTTGGATCTGGATCTCCTCGCATTCTGCTGTGTGCTGGTATTCACGGAAATGAACTCCCCCCTCTGGTGGCTTTCTTCAAGCTCCTGAATTACCTGGAGAATAAAAAAATTAACGGAACAGTTTACACCATCCCAATTGCTATCCCCTACGCTACCATGAAAAATTCACGAAGATTCCAGGGTTGGGACATGAATCGGAAGACCTTTACTGAAGGACATATTTCCAATACCATTTTAAAAACAGCCCAAAAACTGAAAATACAGGCCGCAGCCGACTTCCACTCCACCCAGCCCCAGAGTAATCCTGGAATAGAGAGTGTTTTTTGCTCGAAAAAACCATGTTATAAGAGTTTTAAGATAGCAGACCATATAACTAGCCAGACATCTTCCAAGGTTATTTCCCAGGAAAAAGCAGGGACCTTATACGGTGGTGCCCTTGAAGATGAGTTGAATCTCAGTGGAATACCTGCGGTAACCTGTGAAGTAGTCTCCAGGAATGGTAAAGTGGATTCTGGAAGTGTTGAAAGGTCTTTTATGCAGATGAAATCTTTCCTAAACTTTTTCAACGTAATATAA
- a CDS encoding metal-dependent hydrolase, translated as MIIIFETDNMPSYKNHILFSIIMIFPFFPDVYYLSLAVIGASVVDLDTSFRYRNLVIMALAGGILTLILPLFQITPFTGILLMSIALFFFVAQHRGFVHSVPGACLAAACLALFVISFQNILINLTPDLRVSFLLTSLILGIIVLNRGLLILYTLLVTVGIFLTPLTSFNFFYVATALFVGSLSHLVLDLFTGSGVKLFDPISKYRYGKMTGLLIIVIWLACVAVLYIYPRENYLSLNYFLATFPQLTTFNPMRIMN; from the coding sequence TTGATAATCATCTTTGAAACCGATAACATGCCTTCTTACAAAAATCATATATTATTCTCAATTATAATGATATTTCCCTTCTTTCCTGATGTTTACTATCTATCACTGGCGGTTATAGGAGCTTCAGTGGTGGATCTGGACACCAGTTTCCGTTATCGAAATCTGGTTATAATGGCTCTTGCTGGGGGAATACTAACATTAATCCTTCCATTGTTCCAAATTACTCCGTTTACAGGAATATTATTAATGAGCATAGCATTATTCTTCTTTGTTGCGCAACACAGGGGTTTTGTGCATTCTGTTCCTGGAGCGTGTTTAGCTGCAGCATGCCTGGCCCTGTTTGTAATCAGTTTTCAGAATATTTTGATTAATTTAACACCAGATCTCAGGGTTTCTTTCCTTTTAACATCTCTGATTCTGGGAATAATAGTTTTAAACAGGGGATTGCTTATTTTATACACATTACTGGTGACAGTTGGGATATTTTTAACCCCTTTAACCAGTTTTAACTTCTTTTACGTAGCAACTGCCTTATTTGTAGGTTCTTTGAGCCATTTAGTCCTGGATCTCTTCACGGGCAGTGGAGTGAAACTTTTTGATCCTATATCCAAATACAGGTATGGTAAAATGACTGGCTTGTTGATTATTGTCATTTGGCTGGCCTGTGTGGCAGTTCTTTATATTTATCCTAGAGAAAACTACCTGTCTTTAAACTATTTTTTAGCTACATTTCCCCAATTAACTACATTTAATCCAATGAGAATTATGAATTGA
- a CDS encoding monovalent cation/H+ antiporter subunit E, protein MFITRIFYGIAYFIVLIWEIIKATIDVAIRTLNGKVDPVIVEIPTVLKRPVSQTILANSITLTPGTLSIDLDSENQVIRVATIVPRANEDVIPFEPYIKGMLE, encoded by the coding sequence ATGTTTATAACGAGAATATTCTACGGAATCGCTTATTTCATTGTATTGATATGGGAGATAATCAAAGCCACCATCGATGTTGCAATTCGAACTTTAAATGGTAAGGTGGATCCGGTTATAGTGGAAATCCCCACAGTTCTTAAAAGACCAGTTTCCCAGACCATCCTTGCCAACAGCATTACCCTTACTCCGGGCACATTATCCATTGACCTCGACTCGGAGAATCAGGTGATAAGGGTGGCTACAATTGTTCCCCGAGCTAATGAGGATGTTATTCCTTTTGAACCGTATATTAAAGGTATGTTAGAATGA
- a CDS encoding monovalent cation/H+ antiporter complex subunit F translates to MSMNILTISEYVLLAALAIYALASVRIATRKTIGMGLVGISGLSIAVAVILILVKNLYGIAFSADIATALVLLGPVGTIAFARVLRGYSNG, encoded by the coding sequence ATGAGTATGAATATTTTAACCATATCTGAATATGTTTTACTGGCTGCTCTGGCCATTTACGCCCTGGCATCTGTACGTATCGCCACCCGAAAAACTATAGGGATGGGTCTGGTTGGGATATCTGGATTAAGCATTGCCGTGGCCGTTATCCTCATCCTGGTAAAAAACCTTTACGGAATAGCTTTTTCTGCAGATATAGCCACTGCGCTGGTGCTTCTGGGACCAGTGGGAACCATTGCCTTTGCCCGGGTTTTAAGGGGGTATAGTAATGGATGA
- a CDS encoding monovalent cation/H(+) antiporter subunit G gives MDDIFTIIKAVLILASAVFVLLTAFGILRFKDDLERVLYARIHILGVADMACILALLVLGEPILAAAYFILAPFASHAIANGFYYGEDKHD, from the coding sequence ATGGATGATATATTTACCATTATAAAAGCAGTTCTAATCCTGGCATCAGCAGTGTTCGTTCTTTTAACAGCCTTTGGAATTTTAAGATTTAAAGATGACCTTGAAAGGGTCTTATACGCCCGAATCCATATTCTGGGAGTGGCTGACATGGCCTGTATACTGGCGCTCCTGGTTCTGGGAGAACCAATACTGGCTGCTGCTTACTTCATACTGGCTCCATTTGCATCTCACGCCATAGCCAATGGATTCTACTATGGGGAGGATAAACATGATTGA
- a CDS encoding DUF4040 domain-containing protein, whose translation MIEYVLMIIVILGSILVLMQRDLLKAAILTGIPGAGLAFLYQYLLAPDVALTQAIVGSAIIPVFFALAVYKTRRMEE comes from the coding sequence ATGATTGAATACGTACTGATGATTATAGTGATTTTAGGATCAATCCTGGTTCTTATGCAGCGGGATCTCCTAAAAGCAGCCATTTTAACCGGAATTCCAGGTGCTGGCCTGGCCTTCCTTTACCAGTACCTCCTGGCTCCAGACGTGGCCCTTACTCAGGCCATTGTAGGGTCGGCTATCATTCCAGTGTTCTTTGCACTGGCAGTCTACAAAACCCGCAGGATGGAGGAATAG
- a CDS encoding cation:proton antiporter subunit C — protein sequence MVMDVQLASLFTAIALIVIGIVAVAFLDNLIKKIIGLAFIGDGTNLFLIAMGYKPGGIVYIYLPGMAADWFAQNAAYPLPFALVLTSIVIGASTMAVMLGIIIVLYKKHRSLSASKILGE from the coding sequence ATGGTTATGGACGTACAACTCGCATCATTATTTACCGCAATCGCCCTGATTGTAATTGGAATTGTTGCCGTAGCATTCCTGGACAACCTCATCAAAAAGATTATAGGATTGGCATTCATAGGGGATGGAACCAACCTCTTCTTAATTGCCATGGGTTACAAACCCGGGGGAATAGTATACATATACTTGCCAGGCATGGCAGCAGACTGGTTCGCGCAAAACGCAGCTTATCCACTTCCATTTGCCCTGGTATTAACCAGTATTGTTATCGGTGCCAGTACCATGGCCGTGATGCTGGGAATTATAATAGTCCTCTACAAAAAGCACCGATCTTTAAGCGCATCCAAGATTCTGGGAGAGTAA
- the ehbF gene encoding energy conserving hydrogenase EhbF — MNLLIPLMVIVPIICALFLNLLHKKDRTVKAVTIILALALPALPLLANYGLHFFGGYEPLVQNPTLATNLPSLITGTALSTFHPAITYSFQSAQQLFVFVLGLVGLLVLFTSIYETRRPSGVYAYMLFMGIAAVTAILLTDDIFNLYVFFEIMALATVGIVLVSNIKGNYETALKYMILGGVAAPLLLLGVALLLGVTGNVNITDIVYSIKTGLVDPHNPVLLMACGLIVFGWLYGSGLPPFHTIKSAIYSKALPSGSAMIQAFSVFTFIAMGIIILRIFSYLPFSQWVILGVSLLAMILGITMAIVQTDLKRMIGFLAVGELGYIGIGLGLGTAYGITAGLFQAVNEVLITALLFIGFGVVLYQTETANTRKLGGMMVRNPLVAFLVLLGGLAMAGVPPLNAFQSKLMLIQASLNAGLPELGVIMILLSIVTFMTFMKAFHAVYLRPKPADLEIKNEKIPKATIISMVVLLVVCIIFGLFPQYVTSYLQPLATSLAGGLA; from the coding sequence TTGAACCTCTTAATACCACTGATGGTTATAGTTCCCATAATATGTGCACTGTTTTTAAACCTGCTCCATAAAAAGGATAGGACGGTTAAGGCAGTAACCATCATTTTAGCTTTAGCTTTACCTGCATTACCTTTACTGGCCAATTACGGGCTGCACTTTTTCGGAGGTTATGAACCACTGGTGCAGAATCCAACTCTGGCCACAAATCTACCATCACTTATAACTGGAACTGCCCTTTCCACGTTCCACCCTGCTATTACTTACTCTTTCCAGAGTGCACAGCAGTTATTCGTATTCGTCCTGGGTCTGGTAGGACTTCTGGTCCTTTTCACCTCAATTTATGAAACCCGCCGACCATCAGGAGTCTACGCCTACATGCTGTTCATGGGAATAGCAGCCGTGACGGCCATACTCTTAACTGATGATATATTCAACCTTTACGTCTTCTTTGAGATAATGGCCCTGGCAACCGTGGGAATAGTTCTGGTATCAAATATAAAAGGCAACTATGAAACTGCCCTTAAGTACATGATACTGGGGGGTGTGGCAGCTCCATTACTCTTATTGGGTGTAGCACTTCTATTGGGAGTTACCGGTAACGTTAACATCACAGATATAGTTTATTCAATTAAAACGGGTTTGGTTGACCCTCATAATCCTGTGCTCTTAATGGCCTGTGGATTGATAGTATTCGGATGGCTTTATGGGTCTGGATTACCTCCATTCCATACCATCAAATCTGCAATTTACAGCAAAGCACTACCCAGTGGATCAGCAATGATCCAGGCTTTTTCAGTGTTTACGTTCATTGCAATGGGAATCATCATCCTCAGAATATTTTCCTATCTGCCATTCTCACAGTGGGTTATTCTGGGAGTATCTCTACTGGCCATGATCCTGGGTATCACCATGGCCATTGTCCAGACCGATCTCAAACGTATGATTGGATTTCTGGCGGTGGGAGAATTGGGATACATAGGAATTGGATTGGGACTGGGCACAGCCTACGGAATAACCGCAGGACTTTTCCAGGCAGTAAATGAAGTATTAATAACTGCTCTGCTGTTCATTGGGTTTGGTGTGGTGTTATACCAGACTGAAACTGCCAACACTCGCAAATTGGGTGGTATGATGGTTAGAAACCCCCTGGTAGCTTTCCTGGTGTTACTGGGTGGACTGGCCATGGCAGGTGTGCCTCCACTCAATGCATTCCAGAGCAAGCTCATGTTAATCCAGGCATCTCTCAATGCAGGTCTTCCTGAACTGGGGGTTATAATGATACTCCTGAGTATCGTGACCTTTATGACCTTTATGAAAGCATTCCACGCAGTTTACTTGCGTCCTAAACCTGCAGATCTGGAAATTAAGAATGAAAAGATACCCAAAGCTACCATAATCTCCATGGTGGTGTTACTGGTGGTATGTATTATATTTGGCCTATTCCCACAATACGTGACCAGCTACCTGCAACCACTGGCAACCAGTCTGGCAGGAGGTTTAGCATGA
- a CDS encoding energy-converting hydrogenase B subunit G, EhbG codes for MNLYDMIVKKIKDIQGPGDDPVTNISTSSMLTAEITLISSVLVALIMLRLVNKVLMIVAVLVVLGIFLTSMPLMNRLRSEQNDSLYTMTFYVIIALTIVITLFYWGNLNV; via the coding sequence ATGAACCTTTACGATATGATAGTTAAAAAGATAAAAGACATTCAGGGGCCCGGTGATGATCCAGTAACCAACATATCCACATCATCCATGCTCACTGCAGAGATAACCTTAATTTCCTCGGTGTTGGTGGCACTCATCATGCTCCGACTGGTGAACAAGGTTTTAATGATCGTGGCGGTGCTGGTGGTTCTGGGAATCTTTTTAACATCAATGCCTCTTATGAATCGTTTAAGAAGCGAACAGAATGATTCTTTATACACTATGACGTTTTACGTTATAATTGCACTGACAATAGTAATTACCCTATTCTACTGGGGGAATTTAAATGTCTAA
- a CDS encoding EhbH — MSKGIKNIIMGFSLTIFAVALFQSTYQFKGMIYPGISYLYNYVGTNIAPNMVTVIVFDWRGYDTLGEALILVTAVIAVLLVFGRGRARLGGK; from the coding sequence ATGTCTAAGGGAATAAAAAATATTATAATGGGATTTTCCCTGACAATATTCGCAGTAGCCCTATTCCAATCCACATACCAGTTCAAAGGAATGATATATCCTGGTATCAGCTACCTTTACAATTATGTTGGGACCAACATTGCCCCTAACATGGTCACAGTTATAGTATTTGACTGGAGAGGTTACGACACCCTTGGTGAAGCTCTTATACTGGTAACTGCGGTTATTGCAGTATTACTTGTATTTGGAAGAGGTAGAGCCCGGCTGGGAGGTAAATAA
- a CDS encoding MnhB domain-containing protein, whose product MSTILKIFVLPASLIIMCWGVLTILGGHITPGGGFQGGAMIAAGFIFCLVVYGLKESPIHLSHDFLSGIESIGALAYVFLGIAGLAFSGFYLYNLGVDLYGIVPVFIKNLFNYPDPTHAGIIPYLNFVVGLKVMVGLAAVVIAFMGFNEYKDDSEEETDEAGWEIE is encoded by the coding sequence ATGAGCACCATACTCAAAATATTCGTATTACCTGCATCCCTGATTATCATGTGCTGGGGTGTACTCACCATTCTGGGAGGTCACATCACCCCTGGAGGAGGATTCCAGGGAGGGGCCATGATAGCAGCAGGATTCATATTCTGTTTAGTTGTATACGGACTTAAAGAAAGTCCAATCCACCTATCCCATGATTTCCTATCGGGAATAGAAAGTATTGGGGCACTGGCCTACGTATTTTTAGGTATTGCCGGACTGGCATTTTCAGGTTTCTACCTCTACAACCTTGGAGTTGACCTCTACGGTATAGTCCCGGTCTTCATAAAAAACCTGTTTAACTACCCAGACCCCACACATGCCGGAATAATACCCTACCTCAACTTCGTGGTGGGATTGAAGGTTATGGTGGGATTAGCTGCAGTGGTAATAGCATTCATGGGATTCAACGAATACAAAGATGATTCAGAAGAAGAAACTGATGAAGCTGGATGGGAGATTGAATAA
- a CDS encoding energy-converting hydrogenase B subunit J — protein MIFYIGPMVLGFLLGFILGSRIKENPESKLKFDSTVYLIFLIIAILVAYFLGPFPYYQDVPLASGFVAAAVGIIMGKLVLGRARAPEKLEDEPVN, from the coding sequence ATGATATTCTATATTGGACCAATGGTACTGGGATTCCTGCTGGGATTCATACTGGGCAGCCGAATTAAAGAGAACCCTGAAAGTAAACTCAAATTTGACTCCACAGTTTACCTGATCTTCCTGATTATCGCAATCCTGGTTGCCTACTTCCTGGGCCCATTCCCCTATTATCAGGATGTTCCACTGGCCAGTGGATTTGTAGCCGCGGCAGTGGGGATTATAATGGGTAAATTGGTACTTGGAAGGGCCAGAGCACCAGAAAAATTGGAGGATGAACCGGTTAATTGA
- a CDS encoding 4Fe-4S binding protein: MFLTTNKCKGIGECIQECPTEAIRLIDGKAFSCITCGACMEACPNSAIFRNKYGGYVVDRAKCNACGVCELTCPVNSIHIEEGVVRGICSRCGICVPACPEKARIDAYDVIEDRQLKFLESLNLTVQPPTRSRKEEEVAQRTSLVTDNEKCTLCRRCEYYCPTEAIMVDVEPQGKCTECRVCEDVCPVGAIENCTIDPEKCTVCLKCMKECPNQAIYVDDFQVKIRKLEEDEKLEGKIISCLNCGLCADACEGGALKMINGHLRYDPTLCEDCETTACIDACPVGTLRLSEDTERKIKGFCVSCGRCVKACDVNEARSFQHVTWDGSVTEDCISCGICAEICPKDAITLKRGSIEVDTEKCVLCEKCAIHCPVNAIPTTTMRKKTIKEGFAFVMDKMCMNCKLCTKICPEEAIAEDENGKIVVDDDKCTYCGACSNACPARAILFEREFEVEQ, from the coding sequence ATGTTTCTAACAACCAATAAATGCAAAGGCATTGGAGAATGCATCCAAGAATGCCCTACAGAGGCAATTCGCCTGATTGATGGCAAAGCATTCAGTTGCATAACCTGTGGTGCCTGCATGGAAGCCTGCCCCAACAGTGCAATTTTCCGCAACAAATACGGAGGATACGTGGTAGACCGGGCTAAATGCAATGCCTGTGGTGTATGCGAACTCACATGTCCAGTTAACAGCATTCACATAGAAGAGGGAGTGGTCCGGGGGATCTGTTCCAGATGTGGCATATGCGTCCCAGCTTGCCCAGAGAAGGCCAGAATAGATGCTTATGATGTTATTGAAGACAGGCAACTCAAATTCCTGGAATCTTTAAATCTCACAGTTCAACCTCCCACACGCTCCCGGAAAGAGGAAGAGGTTGCCCAAAGAACCAGCCTGGTTACCGACAATGAAAAATGCACCCTCTGTCGGCGATGTGAATATTACTGTCCCACCGAGGCCATAATGGTGGATGTAGAACCCCAGGGTAAATGCACTGAGTGCCGGGTCTGTGAGGATGTTTGTCCGGTAGGAGCCATTGAAAACTGCACCATAGACCCTGAAAAATGCACAGTTTGTCTCAAGTGCATGAAAGAATGCCCCAATCAGGCCATATACGTGGATGATTTCCAGGTGAAGATCCGAAAACTGGAAGAAGATGAAAAACTGGAAGGAAAAATCATATCCTGCCTTAACTGTGGTTTATGTGCCGATGCATGTGAAGGCGGAGCGCTTAAAATGATAAACGGGCACCTGCGCTATGATCCCACACTCTGTGAGGACTGTGAAACCACTGCTTGTATTGATGCCTGTCCAGTAGGGACACTCAGACTTTCAGAAGACACTGAAAGGAAGATTAAAGGCTTTTGTGTTTCCTGTGGTAGGTGTGTCAAGGCCTGTGATGTTAACGAAGCACGTAGCTTCCAGCACGTGACCTGGGATGGTTCAGTCACCGAAGACTGTATATCCTGTGGAATATGTGCAGAAATATGTCCCAAGGATGCCATCACCCTTAAAAGAGGAAGTATTGAGGTGGACACTGAAAAATGTGTGCTGTGTGAAAAATGCGCCATTCACTGTCCTGTAAATGCAATACCCACCACTACTATGCGTAAGAAAACCATCAAGGAAGGATTTGCCTTTGTGATGGATAAAATGTGCATGAACTGTAAGTTATGCACCAAGATATGTCCAGAAGAAGCCATAGCTGAGGATGAAAATGGTAAGATTGTGGTGGATGATGATAAGTGCACTTACTGTGGTGCTTGCAGCAATGCCTGCCCAGCCAGAGCCATACTATTTGAAAGGGAATTCGAGGTGGAACAATGA
- a CDS encoding 4Fe-4S binding protein, giving the protein MTNLALIFLEGAYTNLKRILFASDRVTDMDVRNMILEGKVTPTDKVAEVSCIGCGGCSNACPTEAIEMVDLDEPVELMEGLTKTQLPVLHSEKCVHCYYCHDFCPLYALFGEAGTIHPNDVGEVTSDISGLLEKPVKISDDKIAFISQYLADNTIIRKRRE; this is encoded by the coding sequence ATGACTAATCTAGCCCTTATATTCCTGGAAGGAGCCTACACCAACCTTAAAAGGATCCTATTTGCCAGTGACCGGGTCACGGATATGGACGTACGAAACATGATCCTGGAAGGTAAGGTAACCCCCACCGACAAGGTGGCCGAAGTATCCTGTATTGGATGCGGTGGTTGCAGTAATGCCTGCCCCACAGAAGCCATAGAAATGGTGGATCTGGATGAACCAGTGGAACTCATGGAAGGATTGACCAAAACACAATTACCAGTCCTCCATAGTGAAAAATGCGTGCACTGTTATTACTGTCATGATTTCTGCCCATTATACGCTTTATTTGGAGAAGCAGGAACCATACATCCCAATGATGTGGGAGAAGTCACATCAGACATATCTGGGCTCCTTGAAAAGCCAGTGAAAATATCTGATGATAAAATAGCATTTATATCACAGTATTTGGCTGATAACACCATTATAAGAAAAAGAAGGGAATAA